The proteins below come from a single Ruegeria sp. SCSIO 43209 genomic window:
- the cobJ gene encoding precorrin-3B C(17)-methyltransferase codes for MSGWVKIAGLGPGNEALVTPEVTAALAEATDVVGYIPYVARVAEREGLTLHASDNRVEIDRSQHALQMAADGKRVVVVSSGDPGVFAMAAAVFEALENGPNDWRDIQIEVLPGITAMLAASARAGAPLGHDFCAINLSDNLKPWPLIEKRLRLAAQGDFAMAFYNPRSKSRPEGFEKTLEILREECEPERLILFARAVSRENEALRISTLEEATADMADMQTVVIVGSSLTRIVERNSAPIVYTPRFTLAKD; via the coding sequence ATGAGCGGTTGGGTCAAGATCGCTGGCCTTGGGCCTGGAAACGAAGCACTGGTCACTCCCGAAGTCACTGCCGCGCTGGCAGAAGCGACGGACGTGGTTGGCTACATCCCTTATGTTGCTCGGGTGGCCGAGCGAGAGGGATTGACCCTGCACGCCAGCGATAACCGGGTCGAGATCGACCGCTCTCAGCACGCTTTGCAAATGGCGGCCGACGGTAAGCGCGTCGTTGTAGTCTCGTCAGGGGATCCCGGCGTGTTTGCGATGGCCGCAGCGGTGTTTGAAGCGCTTGAAAACGGGCCGAATGACTGGCGCGACATACAGATCGAAGTGTTGCCCGGGATCACTGCGATGCTGGCGGCTTCGGCCCGCGCTGGGGCACCGTTAGGGCATGATTTCTGCGCCATCAACCTGAGCGACAACCTGAAGCCATGGCCACTGATCGAAAAGCGCCTCCGACTTGCCGCGCAGGGCGATTTCGCCATGGCGTTCTACAACCCTCGCTCGAAGTCTCGACCGGAAGGGTTTGAAAAAACGCTGGAAATCCTGCGGGAAGAATGTGAGCCGGAACGCCTGATCCTGTTTGCACGCGCTGTATCCCGCGAGAATGAGGCTTTGCGGATTTCAACTCTGGAAGAAGCCACGGCAGATATGGCGGACATGCAGACCGTCGTCATCGTCGGCTCGTCCCTGACCCGCATAGTCGAGCGCAACAGCGCCCCGATCGTCTACACCCCGAGATTCACGCTGGCCAAGGATTAA
- a CDS encoding cobalt-precorrin-6A reductase has product MPNLLILGGTTEANALAKSVADQGIPATYSYAGRVDNPRSQPVPMRVGGFGGAAGLARYIHEHGVSHVVDATHPFAAQMSRNAVDACARAATPLAALTRPAWVAQDGDNWQHVPDIEAAVEALAGPARRVFLAVGRMHLHDFAAQPQHHYLLRLVDDPDALPLPKSDVIVSRGPFSVEEDRALMERHHTQLIVSKNAGGTGARAKLDAARALGLPVLMIDRPTLPKRTELANVTQVLDWLAHT; this is encoded by the coding sequence ATGCCCAACCTCCTGATTCTTGGTGGCACGACCGAGGCGAATGCTCTGGCAAAATCGGTTGCCGATCAAGGCATTCCCGCTACATATTCCTACGCTGGACGTGTCGATAACCCGCGCTCGCAACCCGTGCCGATGCGCGTGGGCGGGTTTGGTGGTGCAGCGGGACTGGCGCGGTACATTCACGAGCACGGCGTCAGCCATGTTGTCGATGCGACTCATCCCTTTGCGGCACAGATGAGCCGAAATGCGGTGGATGCCTGTGCGAGGGCTGCAACGCCCTTGGCCGCTCTGACCCGGCCTGCCTGGGTCGCGCAAGACGGAGATAACTGGCAGCACGTACCGGATATTGAAGCTGCGGTTGAAGCTTTGGCTGGTCCAGCCCGCCGCGTCTTCCTGGCAGTTGGCCGCATGCATCTTCATGACTTCGCAGCCCAACCTCAGCATCACTATCTTTTGCGGCTTGTAGACGATCCGGACGCATTGCCGCTTCCGAAAAGCGATGTGATCGTTTCGCGGGGCCCGTTTTCTGTTGAAGAGGACCGGGCCTTGATGGAACGTCACCATACGCAATTGATTGTGTCCAAGAATGCGGGTGGCACCGGCGCGCGGGCCAAACTGGATGCCGCAAGGGCGCTGGGCTTGCCGGTTCTGATGATAGACCGTCCGACCCTGCCGAAGCGGACCGAGTTGGCAAATGTCACGCAGGTCTTGGACTGGCTGGCGCATACTTAA
- the cbiE gene encoding precorrin-6y C5,15-methyltransferase (decarboxylating) subunit CbiE, whose protein sequence is MSETPWLTVLGLGEDGLDGLSPASRQVLDRAEIVMGPTRHLSLIPDSAAERIEWPVPFADGLPILTALRGRQTVVLASGDPFWFGAGSVIARNFETNEWIALPGQSTFSLAAARLGWPLENTLTFGLHAAPLTRLRPHLAPGLRAILLLRDGKAVAELATYLGKTDFADCTLHVMEALGGPRERARSVSLTEALLGTFEHPVCVGLDVAGTGRAFPKASGKPDDIFETDGQITKRPIRALTLSALAPQRGEHLWDIGGGTGSISIEWLMCDPTLTATTIEPRADRAERIRRNANTLGQDRLCVVHGSAPESLADLDRPDVVFIGGGLSADLLNWLQANLQAGTRLIANAVTLESEALLAEWHDKLGGDLLRIELAQAAALGPRRGWKSAYPVVQWSLTL, encoded by the coding sequence ATGTCTGAAACTCCGTGGCTGACTGTATTGGGTTTGGGCGAAGATGGACTGGATGGCCTGTCCCCTGCAAGCCGTCAAGTGCTGGACCGCGCTGAGATTGTCATGGGTCCGACACGCCACCTGTCGTTGATCCCAGACAGCGCGGCGGAACGGATTGAATGGCCGGTCCCATTTGCCGATGGCCTGCCAATTCTGACCGCATTGCGCGGTCGGCAAACCGTTGTGCTGGCCTCGGGTGATCCGTTCTGGTTCGGGGCCGGGTCCGTTATCGCGCGTAATTTCGAAACGAACGAATGGATTGCCCTACCCGGCCAGTCGACCTTTTCGCTTGCTGCTGCGCGGCTTGGTTGGCCGCTTGAAAACACGTTGACCTTCGGGCTACATGCCGCGCCTCTGACGCGCCTTCGCCCTCACTTGGCACCCGGCCTGCGCGCGATTCTCTTGCTGCGCGACGGCAAAGCCGTAGCCGAGCTTGCGACCTATCTGGGCAAAACCGATTTTGCGGATTGTACTCTGCACGTCATGGAAGCGCTCGGTGGCCCCCGTGAACGCGCGCGCAGCGTGTCGCTGACCGAGGCGTTGCTTGGTACATTCGAACATCCGGTTTGTGTCGGTCTTGATGTCGCGGGTACTGGGCGTGCCTTTCCCAAAGCCTCGGGAAAGCCCGATGACATCTTTGAAACCGACGGCCAGATCACCAAGCGCCCCATTCGCGCGCTAACCCTGTCGGCGCTTGCTCCTCAGCGGGGTGAGCATCTGTGGGATATCGGTGGTGGCACCGGTTCGATCAGCATCGAATGGCTGATGTGCGATCCGACGCTAACTGCAACGACTATCGAGCCGCGTGCTGATCGGGCCGAACGCATTCGCCGCAATGCCAATACGTTAGGGCAGGATCGGTTGTGCGTTGTGCACGGTTCTGCACCAGAGTCGTTGGCTGATCTTGACCGACCCGATGTGGTGTTCATCGGTGGCGGTCTGAGTGCGGATCTGCTGAACTGGCTACAGGCTAATCTTCAGGCCGGCACGCGGCTGATCGCCAACGCGGTGACATTGGAAAGCGAAGCGTTACTAGCTGAATGGCACGACAAGCTCGGCGGAGACCTGCTGCGCATCGAACTGGCGCAGGCAGCTGCGCTTGGTCCACGGCGAGGCTGGAAATCTGCCTATCCCGTAGTGCAGTGGAGCCTCACGTTATGA
- a CDS encoding cobalamin biosynthesis protein: MIVAGLGFSSSATLASLRAAFELASTGKTVEALATVADKDGHAALAALAEATELPIHFIPANDLAEQRTLTCSTRSRATYGTGSVAEASALAAAGHGARLISPRQISDDRLATCAVAIGGQT; this comes from the coding sequence ATGATCGTCGCGGGGTTAGGTTTCTCATCCTCTGCTACGCTGGCCAGTCTTCGTGCCGCTTTCGAGCTTGCCTCGACAGGAAAAACTGTCGAGGCCCTTGCGACCGTTGCGGACAAGGACGGACACGCCGCACTTGCCGCGCTTGCAGAAGCAACTGAGCTGCCGATACATTTCATTCCGGCAAATGATCTTGCCGAACAACGCACACTTACTTGCTCAACCCGCAGTCGCGCCACATATGGCACCGGCAGCGTGGCCGAAGCATCCGCTCTTGCTGCCGCCGGACATGGCGCGCGGCTGATTTCACCCAGACAAATCTCGGACGACCGGCTTGCAACCTGCGCCGTCGCCATCGGAGGACAGACATGA
- the cobM gene encoding precorrin-4 C(11)-methyltransferase, with translation MTVHFIGAGPGAADLLTLRGRDIIASCPVCLYAGSLVPEEILGHCPKGAKIVNTAPMDLDQIMAEIEAAHKAGQDVARLHSGDLSVWSAMGEQIRRLKEMGVPVSVTPGVPSFAAAAAALGTELTLPGLAQSVVLTRTPGRASSMPEGETLKNFAKTGATLAIHLSIGNLDNVIADLTPAYGADCPVAVVYRASWPDEKIIRATLATLKEALDNSISRTALIMVGPALAGEGFDESCLYSKTYDRRYRPQSADSPWSSWSHGDD, from the coding sequence ATGACCGTTCATTTCATCGGCGCCGGACCGGGCGCCGCCGACCTGCTGACCCTGCGCGGGCGCGATATCATCGCCTCCTGCCCGGTGTGCCTTTATGCGGGTTCATTGGTACCCGAGGAGATTCTGGGCCACTGCCCCAAAGGCGCGAAGATCGTAAACACCGCACCCATGGATCTGGATCAGATCATGGCCGAAATCGAAGCAGCGCATAAAGCTGGACAGGACGTGGCGCGGCTGCATTCCGGGGACCTCTCGGTCTGGTCGGCGATGGGTGAGCAAATCAGACGTCTGAAAGAGATGGGTGTCCCGGTCAGCGTCACGCCCGGTGTACCCTCGTTTGCGGCTGCGGCTGCAGCGCTCGGGACCGAGCTGACACTGCCCGGTCTGGCGCAATCAGTGGTCTTGACCCGCACGCCCGGGCGTGCGTCTTCGATGCCGGAAGGCGAGACACTGAAAAACTTCGCTAAAACAGGTGCGACTTTGGCTATCCACCTTTCGATCGGAAATCTGGATAACGTCATCGCCGACCTGACACCTGCCTATGGGGCAGACTGCCCGGTCGCCGTGGTCTACCGCGCTAGTTGGCCGGATGAGAAGATCATCCGCGCAACGCTTGCCACGTTGAAGGAGGCGCTGGACAACAGCATCTCGCGCACCGCACTGATCATGGTTGGTCCGGCGCTTGCAGGTGAAGGGTTTGACGAAAGCTGTCTGTATTCCAAGACATATGACCGCCGCTATCGCCCTCAAAGCGCCGACAGTCCGTGGTCGAGCTGGAGCCATGGTGATGACTAA
- a CDS encoding cobyrinate a,c-diamide synthase, translated as MVMTNPPGILISAPSSGTGKTTVMLGLLRALAEDGLTVQPFKSGPDYIDPAFHRAAAGRASFNLDSWAMGEPLLSAISEQATGADIVVAEGSMGLFDGVAKPGELGHGSSAETALRMGWPVVLVLDVGGQAQSAAATALGFRIYNPDLPFAGVILNRCASPRHERLTRLGMERAGLPVLGVLPRRGDLTLPERHLGLIQAVEHPDLETAIAGYAAFLREHVDLDAIKRAASSGPVGPSSAALPRPPAQRIALARDAAFSFTYPHLLEGWRSAGAEILPFSPLANEAPAADAELVWLPGGYPELHAGTLAAADTFLTGLRKHAETRPVHGECGGYMALGEVLVDKEGAPHQMAGLLGLQTSYQKRKFNLGYRRAELLASMPGFAKGTALRGHEFHYSSIIEQPDAPLARVFDAEGAEGPQTGSRRGNVTGTFFHLIAEASA; from the coding sequence ATGGTGATGACTAACCCACCGGGAATACTGATTTCCGCTCCGTCGTCGGGTACAGGCAAGACCACAGTCATGCTAGGATTGCTCCGGGCGCTGGCCGAGGACGGCTTGACCGTGCAGCCGTTCAAAAGCGGGCCGGACTACATCGACCCGGCTTTTCACCGGGCTGCGGCAGGCCGTGCCTCGTTCAATCTGGATAGCTGGGCGATGGGGGAGCCGCTGCTAAGCGCGATCTCTGAGCAGGCGACGGGCGCGGATATTGTGGTGGCCGAAGGCTCAATGGGTTTGTTTGATGGCGTCGCCAAACCCGGAGAGCTGGGGCATGGGTCGAGCGCTGAAACGGCGCTACGCATGGGATGGCCGGTCGTTCTGGTCCTGGATGTCGGAGGACAGGCGCAATCGGCGGCGGCGACCGCGCTTGGCTTTCGGATATATAACCCCGATCTACCTTTTGCCGGGGTGATCCTGAACCGCTGTGCCAGCCCAAGACATGAGCGGCTGACGCGGCTGGGCATGGAACGGGCTGGATTGCCGGTTCTGGGCGTTCTTCCGCGCCGAGGTGATCTGACTCTGCCCGAAAGACATCTAGGCCTGATCCAGGCGGTTGAGCATCCGGATCTGGAAACGGCAATCGCCGGATATGCCGCATTCCTGCGTGAACATGTCGATCTGGATGCGATCAAACGGGCGGCCTCCTCAGGCCCTGTTGGGCCATCGTCAGCCGCGCTGCCGCGACCCCCGGCGCAGCGGATCGCACTGGCCCGTGATGCAGCGTTTTCATTTACCTACCCGCATCTGCTGGAAGGGTGGCGCAGCGCCGGTGCAGAAATACTGCCCTTTTCGCCACTGGCAAACGAAGCGCCAGCTGCAGACGCTGAACTGGTCTGGCTACCGGGGGGCTATCCCGAGCTGCACGCAGGAACATTGGCGGCAGCAGATACCTTCTTGACGGGACTGCGCAAACACGCGGAAACGCGGCCCGTGCATGGTGAATGCGGGGGCTATATGGCATTGGGGGAAGTTCTGGTCGACAAGGAAGGCGCGCCACATCAGATGGCGGGGTTGTTGGGTCTGCAAACCTCATACCAAAAGCGCAAATTCAACCTTGGCTATCGTAGGGCTGAACTTTTGGCGTCGATGCCTGGCTTTGCCAAGGGTACCGCCTTGCGCGGACATGAGTTCCACTATTCCTCGATCATCGAACAACCTGACGCTCCTCTTGCGCGAGTCTTCGATGCCGAGGGGGCCGAAGGCCCTCAGACAGGATCGCGACGTGGCAATGTCACCGGCACATTTTTCCATCTTATTGCAGAGGCCTCGGCATGA
- the cobA gene encoding uroporphyrinogen-III C-methyltransferase, with protein MTGFVSFIGSGPGDPELLTLKAVDRMQKADAVLFDDLSSGPILTHARDDADLVGVGKRAGRPSPKQDHVSRLLVEYAQTGQQVVRLKSGDGGLFGRLEEELVALQAAGIKYEIIPGIPSAVAAAAAAGIPLTRRLTARRVQFVTGHDVSGKLPTDLNLSALADASATTVVFMGKRTFPLLVEALSAHGLPLDTPALMAESVSTPEQSLERSTIGDLSDKLRSEVGTAPALILYGPLAEFEDV; from the coding sequence ATGACCGGTTTTGTCTCTTTCATTGGCTCCGGTCCGGGTGATCCGGAGCTACTAACGCTCAAGGCCGTAGACCGGATGCAGAAAGCCGATGCGGTGCTGTTTGATGATCTCAGCAGCGGCCCGATCCTGACCCATGCGCGTGACGATGCTGATCTGGTTGGTGTTGGCAAACGCGCCGGTCGCCCTTCGCCCAAGCAGGATCACGTCAGCCGATTGTTGGTGGAGTATGCGCAGACCGGTCAGCAGGTGGTACGCCTGAAATCCGGTGACGGAGGATTGTTCGGTCGACTGGAAGAAGAACTGGTCGCGTTGCAGGCAGCCGGCATCAAGTACGAGATCATTCCCGGCATCCCCTCTGCCGTCGCGGCGGCAGCTGCAGCTGGTATTCCTCTGACCCGACGCCTGACTGCACGTCGTGTTCAATTCGTCACCGGGCATGACGTAAGTGGCAAATTGCCGACCGATCTGAACCTTTCCGCCCTGGCTGATGCTAGCGCGACGACGGTCGTATTTATGGGCAAGCGCACTTTTCCCTTGCTGGTCGAAGCCCTGAGCGCGCATGGCTTGCCGTTGGACACGCCTGCTTTGATGGCCGAATCTGTTTCAACTCCCGAGCAATCCTTGGAGCGCTCCACAATCGGAGACCTGTCCGACAAGCTGCGATCCGAGGTTGGAACCGCCCCGGCCCTGATCCTGTATGGCCCGCTGGCAGAGTTCGAAGATGTTTGA